The proteins below are encoded in one region of Deltaproteobacteria bacterium:
- a CDS encoding DUF362 domain-containing protein — protein MGSTSNIVTPIPVSLVRCPDYEPGRVRRSIREALGSLGGMETLVSPGQKVLLKPNLLQGKPPEKAVTTHPEIVHAVALEIMDAGGSVFLGDSPGSGSLASVLSKSGIARVIERLGIEVVPFGTPTPVSVPEGGVYHSIELAGEVFEFDLVVNLPKLKTHAQMVLTLAVKNLFGTVVGAAKPSWHLKTGDDDHMAELLLDIYRTVAPRLNILDGVLGMEGNGPGSGDPREVGLLAASPSALALDMIVSSLLGVGPAENPVLRRAMGRGLPGSLPEQVRMIGLSPEEASVDNFILPASYTRVDFSLPDFISGPLKRSSSSYPVLDPAVCTTCGICEETCPVSAISLFDGGGGNVDKNRCISCFCCQEMCPEGAIRPVPGRLLKLLRRLGVA, from the coding sequence ATGGGGTCAACGTCCAACATTGTGACCCCGATTCCCGTATCTCTCGTCCGGTGTCCTGACTACGAACCCGGCCGTGTCCGGCGATCCATCCGGGAAGCCCTTGGGTCGCTGGGGGGGATGGAGACGTTGGTTTCCCCGGGACAGAAGGTGCTTCTCAAGCCCAACCTCCTACAGGGAAAACCTCCTGAAAAAGCGGTTACAACCCATCCCGAAATAGTCCACGCCGTAGCCCTGGAGATTATGGATGCCGGAGGTTCTGTGTTTCTTGGGGACAGCCCGGGATCGGGGTCGCTGGCGTCGGTACTCTCGAAAAGTGGGATCGCAAGGGTCATCGAAAGGCTTGGGATCGAGGTTGTCCCGTTCGGGACCCCGACGCCGGTATCCGTGCCTGAAGGCGGTGTCTATCATTCCATTGAACTTGCCGGGGAGGTCTTTGAATTTGATCTGGTTGTTAATCTCCCCAAGCTGAAGACACATGCCCAGATGGTTCTGACCCTGGCGGTAAAGAATCTTTTCGGAACAGTCGTAGGCGCGGCCAAACCGTCCTGGCACCTGAAGACGGGGGATGATGACCATATGGCTGAACTGTTGCTTGATATCTATCGGACCGTTGCCCCCAGGCTGAACATCCTTGACGGCGTCCTGGGAATGGAGGGCAATGGACCCGGTTCCGGCGACCCAAGGGAGGTAGGATTACTGGCGGCCTCTCCTTCGGCCCTGGCCCTGGACATGATCGTGTCATCTCTCCTTGGGGTGGGCCCGGCGGAAAACCCGGTGCTTCGCCGGGCCATGGGAAGAGGTCTACCCGGATCTCTTCCGGAGCAGGTGAGGATGATCGGGTTATCCCCTGAAGAGGCATCGGTCGATAATTTCATCCTGCCGGCCAGCTACACCAGGGTGGATTTTTCTCTGCCCGATTTTATTTCCGGCCCGCTGAAACGATCCTCCTCTTCCTACCCCGTTCTGGACCCGGCGGTCTGCACAACCTGCGGTATCTGCGAGGAGACGTGTCCGGTAAGCGCCATCTCACTTTTTGACGGCGGGGGAGGGAATGTGGACAAAAACAGGTGTATCAGTTGCTTCTGTTGTCAGGAGATGTGCCCGGAGGGGGCGATCCGGCCGGTGCCGGGCAGGTTGCTTAAACTCCTCAGGCGGCTGGGGGTGGCATAA
- a CDS encoding cysteine desulfurase, with amino-acid sequence MKTVYMDHLAATPLEPRVLEAMLPFLRGRFGNPMSVHSTGQEALAAVEQARTQVASFINCSPKEIIFTSSGSESNNTTVTGTACCPRRAGAEVIVSAVEHSSVLNTARSLSGQGIETRVIPVDKYGMVDPEDVKAAINDRTVMISIMYANGEIGTIQPIRKIAHIAREAGIPVHTDAMAAVGQIPMDVQDLGVDMMSFSAQGLYGPKGAAALYVRKGTRMLPLLLGGVQEAGRRAGLTDVPAVVGFGEAARIAAEEQAQWSSFTSNLRDHLIKGVLEKVSEVELNGHPIQRLPGNAAFGIRYIEGESIILSLDMEGISASTGSSCTSKALKTSHVLTAMGQPPELAQGSVLFTLGKGNTAGEVDQVLDILPDITNRLRSISPLGRRAGK; translated from the coding sequence TTGAAAACCGTTTACATGGATCATCTTGCGGCAACACCCCTGGAACCACGCGTGTTAGAGGCCATGCTCCCGTTTCTCAGGGGACGATTCGGAAATCCCATGAGCGTACACTCCACGGGACAGGAAGCCCTGGCCGCCGTTGAGCAGGCCAGGACCCAGGTGGCCTCATTCATAAACTGCAGCCCGAAGGAGATCATCTTTACCTCCAGCGGGTCTGAATCCAACAACACAACGGTGACCGGCACAGCCTGCTGCCCAAGGCGCGCCGGGGCCGAGGTCATCGTATCCGCGGTGGAACACAGCAGTGTGCTCAACACGGCCCGCAGCCTGTCTGGGCAGGGCATCGAGACCAGGGTTATTCCCGTTGACAAATACGGCATGGTGGACCCGGAGGATGTCAAGGCCGCCATTAACGACCGGACTGTCATGATCTCCATCATGTACGCCAACGGCGAGATAGGGACCATTCAGCCCATCCGTAAAATCGCTCACATAGCCCGGGAGGCCGGCATCCCGGTCCATACCGACGCCATGGCCGCTGTCGGACAGATTCCCATGGACGTTCAGGACCTGGGGGTCGACATGATGAGTTTTTCCGCCCAGGGGCTGTACGGCCCCAAGGGCGCGGCGGCCCTGTATGTCCGTAAGGGAACCCGCATGCTGCCTCTTTTATTGGGAGGGGTTCAGGAGGCAGGACGGCGGGCGGGGCTGACTGACGTCCCGGCCGTGGTGGGTTTCGGCGAGGCCGCCCGAATAGCCGCGGAAGAACAGGCGCAGTGGAGTTCTTTCACCTCCAATCTTCGGGACCATCTCATCAAGGGTGTTCTGGAAAAGGTATCGGAGGTGGAACTTAACGGCCATCCCATCCAAAGGCTTCCCGGTAACGCCGCCTTCGGCATCCGGTATATCGAGGGAGAATCGATTATCCTATCCTTGGACATGGAAGGGATAAGCGCATCCACCGGTTCATCCTGTACCTCCAAGGCCCTCAAAACCTCCCACGTGCTGACCGCCATGGGGCAGCCGCCGGAACTTGCCCAGGGATCCGTTCTCTTTACCTTGGGCAAGGGAAATACCGCCGGGGAAGTGGATCAGGTTCTTGACATCCTTCCGGACATTACCAATCGGCTGCGCAGCATTTCTCCGTTGGGCAGACGAGCGGGAAAATAA
- a CDS encoding cupin domain-containing protein, with amino-acid sequence MTRSLPEEIKTNPEIDVSIDGIRGWKVGGSESLVVFFEIQPGTVLPEHSHCFQWGFILDGAIELTIGGETRIHRKGDSYTIPEGAVHSGRIPEGALAMDYFADPKRY; translated from the coding sequence ATGACCCGTTCGTTGCCCGAGGAGATAAAAACCAATCCCGAGATCGACGTTTCAATTGATGGCATCCGCGGATGGAAAGTAGGTGGGTCGGAAAGTCTCGTCGTCTTCTTCGAGATCCAGCCGGGAACCGTCCTGCCGGAGCATTCCCACTGTTTCCAGTGGGGGTTTATCCTCGATGGGGCTATTGAGCTCACCATAGGCGGGGAGACGAGGATCCACCGGAAGGGAGACAGCTACACCATCCCCGAGGGAGCCGTTCACTCCGGCAGGATTCCGGAGGGTGCTCTGGCCATGGACTACTTCGCGGACCCGAAGAGATATTGA
- a CDS encoding PAS domain S-box protein yields MSKKASGGNPEEKAASLDEEYFRSFLENSPLPVFIINVENQDPSRHRFLAANATARNRYGYSEKEFRSLTVIDLHPAEEKAEVLKAARKADAILSGQVQNSFSFHHILKDGTTVYVQVKGHPVRYLGRRARLVIVHDVTEQHEAAKVLREREAQYRLMFETQTDAVMIFNRDGFMVDANPAARRMYRYRKDEMLGLHMKDLVHPDHHHLFEKIRRTLQGGKTFRGQSLDCRKDGTSMEVDIRVSTMIYSGEPHALVVARDITGTKVTERQLRESRDHLSALYKASPDMIFLHDEEGKVLDVNRNVLREYGIRSVQEFIETDPGELMGEGCLPEMAFERLKKALYGENQQFQWTARRLDGSEFPVEVRLRGMNLPARENRKRRCVIGVVRNISDLQEAERSLTEAYEKLERKNMDMESFLYSAGHDLRTPLVSIKGYLELLTRSADGRLSNDEKQMCARINGNIDRLDNLLKDLLQLSRIGVMDGKPQRLRIRSVVNRILEGEKESVWSLPAEVDIQKDIQDIFLHEVHAYQLFRNLISNSLKFQSDQRPLRIAIGCSPEKDSTVPKGHSIFYFKDNGVGIVKENHDMIFSLFSRPKDSSAEGAGVGLAIVKRVVEEGGGELWVESLPGKETTFYFSLPVFAD; encoded by the coding sequence ATGAGTAAAAAAGCTTCCGGGGGTAATCCAGAGGAAAAGGCGGCCTCCCTCGATGAGGAATATTTCCGTTCCTTCCTGGAGAACAGTCCGTTACCCGTCTTTATTATCAATGTGGAGAACCAGGACCCCAGCCGGCACAGGTTCCTTGCAGCCAATGCTACCGCAAGAAACCGGTATGGTTACTCTGAGAAGGAGTTCCGATCCTTAACCGTTATAGACCTTCACCCCGCTGAGGAAAAGGCAGAGGTCCTGAAGGCAGCAAGGAAGGCCGACGCAATATTGTCCGGTCAGGTTCAGAATTCTTTTTCGTTCCACCACATCCTGAAGGATGGCACAACAGTATACGTTCAGGTCAAGGGTCACCCGGTTCGCTATCTCGGCCGCCGCGCAAGATTGGTCATTGTGCATGATGTCACCGAACAACACGAAGCTGCAAAGGTCCTGAGGGAACGGGAGGCCCAGTACCGCCTGATGTTCGAGACACAGACCGACGCTGTCATGATCTTCAACAGAGACGGCTTCATGGTGGATGCCAACCCGGCCGCCAGGAGAATGTACAGGTACAGGAAGGACGAGATGCTGGGCCTTCACATGAAGGATCTGGTCCATCCGGATCACCATCACCTGTTTGAAAAAATCAGACGCACCCTTCAAGGGGGTAAAACATTCAGGGGACAATCTCTCGATTGTCGTAAGGATGGTACCTCCATGGAGGTGGATATCCGGGTTTCGACCATGATTTATTCCGGCGAGCCTCACGCTCTTGTGGTGGCCAGGGATATCACCGGAACAAAGGTCACGGAAAGACAGCTCCGAGAGTCGAGAGACCATTTAAGCGCCCTCTACAAGGCCTCCCCGGACATGATTTTCCTGCACGATGAGGAGGGGAAGGTTCTCGATGTCAATAGAAATGTCCTCAGGGAATACGGGATAAGAAGCGTGCAGGAGTTCATCGAAACAGACCCGGGTGAGTTGATGGGGGAAGGCTGTTTGCCGGAGATGGCGTTTGAACGTCTGAAAAAAGCCCTTTACGGAGAAAATCAGCAGTTTCAATGGACTGCCAGGCGTCTGGACGGAAGCGAGTTTCCGGTGGAAGTGAGGCTCCGCGGAATGAACCTGCCTGCTAGGGAAAACAGGAAGAGACGCTGCGTTATCGGCGTAGTGCGGAACATTTCGGACCTGCAGGAGGCGGAAAGGTCGCTTACGGAAGCATACGAGAAACTGGAGCGGAAGAATATGGATATGGAGTCATTCCTATATTCCGCGGGCCACGATCTGAGGACACCCCTGGTCAGCATAAAGGGGTACCTTGAGCTTCTCACGCGTTCGGCAGACGGAAGACTAAGTAACGATGAAAAACAGATGTGCGCCAGGATCAACGGCAACATTGACCGTCTTGATAACCTCTTGAAAGATCTTCTTCAGCTTTCCCGGATCGGGGTAATGGATGGGAAACCGCAAAGACTGCGGATAAGGTCCGTTGTGAACAGGATACTTGAAGGTGAAAAGGAAAGCGTCTGGTCCCTTCCCGCCGAGGTTGACATTCAGAAAGATATTCAGGACATCTTCCTCCACGAGGTCCACGCCTATCAGCTTTTCAGGAATCTGATCTCAAACAGCCTGAAATTCCAAAGCGATCAACGTCCCCTGCGAATCGCCATCGGGTGTTCTCCGGAAAAGGACAGTACAGTCCCGAAAGGACATAGCATATTCTATTTCAAGGACAATGGAGTCGGGATAGTCAAAGAAAACCACGATATGATATTCAGTCTTTTTTCCCGACCGAAGGATAGCAGCGCGGAGGGAGCAGGCGTCGGCCTGGCTATTGTCAAGCGGGTCGTAGAGGAAGGAGGCGGGGAATTGTGGGTCGAGTCGTTACCTGGAAAGGAAACCACCTTCTACTTTTCTCTGCCGGTCTTCGCCGATTGA
- a CDS encoding sulfurtransferase TusA family protein — MTQKTAFDREVDCYGLWCPMPIVKASEEMARMADGAVLKIISTDDAAEEDFRAWSRKTGNTFLECTRDGELLEIYIRKGA; from the coding sequence ATGACCCAGAAAACAGCGTTTGACCGGGAAGTGGACTGCTACGGCCTTTGGTGCCCCATGCCGATAGTCAAGGCCTCCGAGGAGATGGCCCGGATGGCGGACGGAGCGGTCCTGAAGATCATTTCCACCGACGATGCCGCGGAAGAGGATTTCAGGGCCTGGAGCCGCAAGACCGGCAACACCTTTCTGGAATGCACCCGGGACGGAGAACTGCTTGAGATCTACATCCGGAAAGGGGCCTGA
- a CDS encoding aminopeptidase P family protein, translating into MKSPCETAVFPLFNFAESNNNADQFYLSRFLCSDPFGVLIAPSGHTTVWVSDMELGRAEKEAKVDSILPFSMYRKNGISPTRAMARFLKDHGAGRTRVPPGFPLGLARELEVEEICLEVDGADISSRRRAKTAGEIEAIESVQRQAEKAMEYIRSTLAGCPVSRGILQHEGRDLTAERLRSLVDVYLLERGLESTSEIIAPGRGGADPHWGGSGPIHAGVPIVVDLFPRDSITRYHADMSRTFVVGRASNAVRRMHNAVKEAQDVALERLRPGVNLSEVHTAVCEVFKQRGFGIPEPGRPLPRRGFLHGTGHGLGLDVHEAPSISSGPDRFSPGDVVTVEPGLYDRRVGGVRIEDVVALTPGGEVINLTRFDRELEIV; encoded by the coding sequence GTGAAATCACCATGTGAAACAGCGGTCTTTCCCCTCTTTAACTTCGCCGAGAGCAACAATAATGCGGACCAGTTCTACCTGTCCCGTTTTCTTTGCTCCGATCCCTTCGGTGTGCTTATTGCGCCTTCCGGCCACACCACGGTCTGGGTTTCGGACATGGAGCTGGGGCGGGCTGAAAAGGAGGCCAAGGTCGACTCCATCCTTCCATTTTCCATGTACAGGAAAAATGGCATATCCCCCACTCGGGCCATGGCCCGATTTCTCAAGGACCATGGCGCAGGGAGGACACGGGTTCCGCCGGGTTTTCCGCTGGGTTTGGCCAGGGAACTGGAGGTGGAGGAGATTTGTCTTGAGGTAGACGGAGCGGACATCAGCTCGCGCCGGAGAGCCAAAACGGCCGGAGAGATAGAGGCCATCGAATCGGTCCAGAGGCAGGCCGAAAAAGCCATGGAATATATCCGGTCCACCCTGGCCGGTTGCCCTGTGTCGAGAGGTATCCTGCAGCATGAGGGAAGGGACCTGACGGCCGAACGCCTGAGATCCCTTGTGGATGTTTATCTCCTCGAAAGGGGGCTGGAGTCGACCAGCGAGATTATCGCGCCGGGCCGTGGAGGCGCTGATCCACACTGGGGCGGATCGGGCCCCATTCATGCCGGTGTACCCATTGTGGTTGATCTGTTCCCCAGGGACAGCATCACCCGTTACCATGCCGACATGAGCAGGACCTTCGTGGTTGGCCGCGCCTCGAATGCGGTTCGCCGGATGCACAATGCCGTAAAGGAGGCGCAGGACGTTGCCTTGGAAAGGCTGAGGCCCGGCGTCAATCTCTCGGAGGTCCATACGGCCGTATGCGAGGTTTTCAAGCAGCGGGGGTTCGGCATCCCGGAGCCGGGCAGGCCGCTGCCGAGACGGGGGTTTCTCCACGGTACCGGGCACGGTCTTGGGCTGGACGTCCACGAGGCCCCATCGATTTCCTCAGGCCCGGACCGATTTTCTCCGGGCGACGTGGTGACGGTCGAACCAGGGCTTTACGACAGAAGGGTCGGGGGTGTCCGTATCGAAGATGTGGTTGCTCTGACCCCCGGCGGGGAGGTGATTAACCTTACCCGGTTCGACCGGGAACTGGAAATAGTGTAA